TTCAGCATAGGTGAAGGAGAAAGTGTGAAATGGTGAAGTTAGGGCCTCAACTCACGTCCATGAGACAAAAGCTAGGTGTTGGTTCCTCTCCTTCGGGCCAATACCCAGTGCTCAAAGCGCCCGTTGCACTTCCGGGGGTGATAAAGAATCTTCCCTCCATCTCAAAGGCATCGAAGCGGTGCGCACCACCCCATAGTAGTATATCAACATCCATCTGGCGTGCGGCAATAAGCAGGGCTTCGGCGTCACCCGGCGGGATGATGGTGTGGCCATGTGTAAGACCAATACGGAGGCTTCCGTGGGTCACCACTTTTGAGAGGGGTAGGTTGGGAGAGTCGACATCGAAATCACCCTTGACCAATTGCAGATCGGGAGCGATACCACGGAGGAATTCAAATGTACTTCGGTCGGTCAGATTGCCCAGACAGAGGATCTGGCCGATCTTGTTTGGCGTTAAGAGTTTCCGGAACTGCGACAGTTAGTCCGGATGGGTTTGCACAGTGGGTGGCTGCCGATTGATGGGTGATTGAGTGGCGCACACCTTAGCTGGAAGATCCTAGAGATAGCATGTCAGCTAATTaagagaaaatgaagggaACAGACATGTTCAGTACCGGAGCTCTATCAGGGATAAAGAGGTCACCAATGACCAGAACAAGACGCGACGTCATCTTGGAGAAGGGAACTGGCAACTCAACAGCCCATTCCAAAGAAACCTGTGGTTAGGAGACAAGGTAGTTACCTGCAAGTGCACAGGATAATTCGGGCCGCCAGTGAACTAGTAGTTAAGGTTACGTATGGTTATTTGGTGCTCCGTCGACTCGATGGAGCTTCGCGGGGAAAGCTCACTGACGCCTGACGCCGATGCCGCGGTCCTCGAGCCCTAAGCCCTATTACCGTGGCAGAGATGGTTAGGCCAATGCTTTGATTAGTCTTACATTGCACTATACTATAATCGGACTAGTCTTATTATGGATCATACTTTTGATTATCATCGGTATTTGATGCCGTGCTGATCGACTTACCACCTATCACTCTATTGTGGGCCAGACACACTGCGCGTGATTTGATACTCATTTCACTGTGACCGGGGTGCTTGTTTGCTCTTGGCAATATACCTTGACCTCCAACCCAGTTGTTGAATTATTGCGGAAATGATAAGTGTCCATCCAGTATACAATCTACTGCGTTGTTTCTAGTCGTCCACTCGCCTGTGAGTTTGTGCTAGTACTAGGTACATAGATAACCTTTGTTAGGCGTCACTGTCTGACCATTGACCTTTTTGCGAAGGCTTTGGGGCAATTTCTTAGGGGGGGTTGAAACTTGAGTAGCTCTGGATATGTCCTGATGACTTGAACCTTGACTTAGGGAACATATTCACGCCTCAGATACAGTCTCGAGGATACCTGGTTGGTGCACATAACTTGAGATGGATATATGCAATTGTGTCGTTGGAGTTAGCTTCTACTAGTGTCATTGGGTGTCCTACGAAAGTGATATATCAGAActgatatatacatatattgCTATATACTCCATACGTATACACAATTATGTtggataaatatataattctcCGCAGCATACGGGTTCCGAATGTTCTAAAACCCAGACGCAACAATGGAATATGATGTTTTCATTCCAGTCCGAGTTCTCATTACTCGATAGATAGTTGAAAGATGAGTCAATTGCGGTTCGCATCCCCAGTCCCAACAAAAACGCCATCCGGAGGACCCAAAGGTTCTCCGCAGTGCGGAGGTAAACGTACGGAAGGCTCCGCCCGTGGTGGACGGACATTAATTGACATTACGGCCGATAGAAAggggaggaaatggaaaaaggGTTAATAATCTGACCCAggaaaaattttatagatcaATTGCCCTATTTAAGCACATCCCTTTGAAGTCTTTCacgtcttctttttttctcatttTTGTATACACCAGGGATACTTGGGATATAGAAAACCATCTACCAATAACAAGTCGTGCTTGATTCCGGCGATCCCCGAATTCTGCTCCCCTCACTCACTCCCATTACTCATTACTATCACGTTCACTTTCTTCTACCCCGCGGACTCTCGGCTCTCAACGCCGAACCTTCGGAAAAGCTGGCGAGCAGACGGACGACGCAGCGGCTTAGTCTGATTTCCAGGCACCTGGATCAGCATTTACCGTTGCCCGATCTTAATACTCCCTTCTCGACCGAGAGAGGATCCCACCCTCCCGACGACATCGAATATAAACCCCTCGATCGCACTCTTCCTTCTACATCTCCTTCGCAACAACCAGAATCCCCCTCTACCAAAATGTCGTCCCAAGCCCCTCACCCCACCTTGTTGATTCCCGGACCCATCGAATTCGATGATGCTGTCCTCCAGTCTATGGCCCACTATGCGTGAGTCTATCGTTGTCGTCTAGTAGCCATTGACCCCTCCATACTGATGCTTTTTGTAGCGAGAGCCACGTTGCTCCTGGCTTTGTCAAGACCTTCGGAGAGACATTGACCTTGGTGCGCAAGCTCTTCCAGTCCACCAACCCCGCCGCCCAGCCCTTCGTCATCTCCGGTAGCGGTACCCTTGGCTGGGATGTCGTCGCCTCCAGCTTGGTCGAGAAGGGAGAGAATGCCCTCGTCCTGCACACCGGCTACTTCGCCGATTCCTTCGCCACATGCTTGCAAACCTACGGTGCGAACGCAACACAGCTCAAGGCACCCATCGGAGAGCGCCCCTCGTTCGAGGAGATTGAGCAGGCcctgaaggagaagccctacaagatcatcaccatcacccaCGTCGACACCTCGACCGGTGTGCTCAGTGACATCAAGCGCATCGCCGAGATCGTCCGCCGCGTCAGCCCCAACACCCTGGTGGTCGTGGACGGTGTCTGCAGTGTCGGCTGCGAGGAGATCGCCTTTGATGAATGGGATCTTGACGTTGTCCTGACTGCCAGCCAGAAGGCCATCGGTTGCCCCCCCGGCCTCAGCATCCTGATGACCTCCCCCCGCGCCATCGACGTCTTCAAGAACCGCCAGTCCCCCCCCGCTTCATACTACTCCTCCATCGGCAACTGGCTCCCCATCATGCAGAACTACGAGAACTTCAAGCCCTCCTACTTCGCTACCCCACCCACCCAGCTGGTCCACGCCCTGCACACCACCCTGTCCCAGATCACCTCCCGGCCCATGGCTGAGCGCTTCGCCGTGCACGCCCAGGCCTCGGACCGTGTCAAGGCTGCTGTCGCCGAGCTCGGCTTGAAGCAGCTGGCCGCGAAGCCAGAGAACCAGGCCCACGCCATGACGGCCATCTGGCTGCCCGAGGGTCTGGCCCCACCCGACGTGCTCCCCGGGCTGCTGAAGCGGGGCGTCATCTTTGCAGCGGGTCTGCACAAGGAGGCTGCGACCAAGTACATCCGGTTCGGACACATGGGCGTCAGTGTCTCCGATCCTGCCCGCAAGGACATTGACAACGCTATTGCCGCTCTGAAGGAGGCCATGGCCGAAGCCAAGCAGGCCAAGGGACTGTAAATGATGATACCTTCCATGTTTCACGAACTTAAgtagaaatgaaaataaaaaaataaaaaaattaatatttcatGTTAAGAGTACGCTTCCCGGGGATATCTGATCTATATTTTGGTAGCGGTTTTTGATCTAGTGAAGACATGTACATGAATAATGTAGACTAAGTTCCTAATCAAGGGTATGTCATACAGCCTTTCTCTGTCAGGTTGCAACCTGAGATGTGTTCCACAGATCGGCCAATAGGATGAGGCTCCGAGTTAACGGTAGTGTACCCGATCGGTTGCAAACAAGAAATATTACATCCAGTACTGAATTGTTAGGTAAGTgggatatttatatatttagtagatGCCATGTTGAATGTGACTATATATAACGACCAGTGGCTCATGTTTTCCTACAACCAACAGAGGAGGCACGTGAAATATGTTGATAATATGTATAATGATGATCCTGACTCGTAACATCCGTCCAACTgtagaggggaaaaaaggaacaaaaacaatagaacagggaagggaagaagaggggggaaatTACAAGAACATAAGTGTGACAATGATAAGTAAAAAAGAGGAGGGTATGAAGTAGTAATGCTACTGGCACTTATGATGCGTGTGGCCAGTTTTCTTTACAGTCACATCAGATGGGCTATGAATGCATTATAAACTTCCATCAGCATGTATACGCGCGCTGCTTCATAGGACTTCTGTTTGATCCATGAATTCTATTTGGGAGCCCATGTCCGTCCCCTCCTAGGCTatgcttctgcttctcctcTACGTAACGCCAAAAAGGCCCGTACGTCGGTCACATATTGCAAAGCTTCTAGCATAGGAAcgagatggaggaggccGTTATCCGTTGGGTCGTTGATCCAGCCCTCAATGGGAATCGCATTATCTAGACAGAGTCAGCTATCATGCTCGCCGTGGCAGCTCTCAATCGCCAGTTGACGAACCTTCGTGAAAAATATAGCTCATAGGACTGTTATCCAAGATCATCACTTTGCTCAAATCAGGCTCTACCGAGCTAAGGTCCTTGATGTAGGCACCATTACGGAAAGTACAATGCTGGCGGTAGTACCGCGCATGGAAATACTTTCGCTCTTGCTCCAGCCAGTCGATCACAGGGTCGGCATATTCTTGAACACTAGCAGTGAAGATAACCAGCTTATACCATTTACAGATCTTGCGCAGAAATTCATCACAGTGGGGTCGTTTGTGCACATAATACAAGATGGGGTGTTGTGGTCCTAAGGTCGTCGGCGGTGCCCCCGGGTTGAGAGCAGTCGTCATTGGCGCGGCCAATTTAACCTCAACCATGTGGCCACTAGACATGCGTCCTCCTTTAGCCAGTGAGTGGATGAGAGTTTCATCCAAATCAAGGATCAAGGTCTTTTGGGGAGCCCTATATGTGCGCGAAGTGGCCGTGTAGGATGGTAGACGGGGTGGGATCAGCGGCCGAGGAGGTACGGGTGAGTGAGGGTACCTTGTAACCTTGTGGATAGATGAAGAGGTTGGCGATTTCAGGCTATCTGGGTTTAGGGGTCCGGTATCTGACGACTGATCGAGGTCCATACTCTGTGATCGGCGCTGCCTTTGTCGTTTTAGAGCTTCTTCGTTATGAAGCTTGATCCGTATAGAACGACGAGGGGTGCTCTCATCCGACATCTGGTCCGACTTTGAAGATTTCGCTTTCGAAGATCGACTTTTATTACCTGAGGAGCCCTTCAGGGCCTTCCGATCACCTTCGGACTCAGAAGTGCTCGAGGCAATAGAATCTCGCGACCTATGGCTTCTCAGCTTTCGCGTGGAGCCCTGCCGTCGTCTACTTTCCGTCCGTTTAACACCTTTCGCTGATGTGTTTGCACTGCTGGCAGAGGAACCGAATAGAAATCGCCCCAACTTTCTCGCAGGAGCTATGGGGGAATAACGCCCGTCATCCTCGTGAAAGCATTCGATTGCAAATATACCGGGTGCGGCCAAAGTGGACAAGATGAACTTGATTGCTTCGG
The sequence above is a segment of the Aspergillus flavus chromosome 4, complete sequence genome. Coding sequences within it:
- a CDS encoding Metallo-dependent phosphatase-like protein, whose translation is MTSRLVLVIGDLFIPDRAPFRKLLTPNKIGQILCLGNLTDRSTFEFLRGIAPDLQLVKGDFDVDSPNLPLSKVVTHGSLRIGLTHGHTIIPPGDAEALLIAARQMDVDILLWGGAHRFDAFEMEGRFFITPGSATGALSTGYWPEGEEPTPSFCLMDIQGDVLVLYVYQLKTDANGVETVAVEKVSFRKNTVQS
- a CDS encoding putative aminotransferase, class V; its protein translation is MSSQAPHPTLLIPGPIEFDDAVLQSMAHYAESHVAPGFVKTFGETLTLVRKLFQSTNPAAQPFVISGSGTLGWDVVASSLVEKGENALVLHTGYFADSFATCLQTYGANATQLKAPIGERPSFEEIEQALKEKPYKIITITHVDTSTGVLSDIKRIAEIVRRVSPNTLVVVDGVCSVGCEEIAFDEWDLDVVLTASQKAIGCPPGLSILMTSPRAIDVFKNRQSPPASYYSSIGNWLPIMQNYENFKPSYFATPPTQLVHALHTTLSQITSRPMAERFAVHAQASDRVKAAVAELGLKQLAAKPENQAHAMTAIWLPEGLAPPDVLPGLLKRGVIFAAGLHKEAATKYIRFGHMGVSVSDPARKDIDNAIAALKEAMAEAKQAKGL
- a CDS encoding TFIIF-interacting CTD phosphatase (NIF domain protein), coding for MNSLNILSSRVIGQSSHSNRNRQRSRSQGDIPPVTAPADLSKLRSYSSHDFHSADVFEKSSDDGSGLTHAEDQLGLTFDEKSPLIRGLQKDGSFATKSTLGLVAQRFFDAVAEAIKFILSTLAAPGIFAIECFHEDDGRYSPIAPARKLGRFLFGSSASSANTSAKGVKRTESRRRQGSTRKLRSHRSRDSIASSTSESEGDRKALKGSSGNKSRSSKAKSSKSDQMSDESTPRRSIRIKLHNEEALKRQRQRRSQSMDLDQSSDTGPLNPDSLKSPTSSSIHKVTRYPHSPVPPRPLIPPRLPSYTATSRTYRAPQKTLILDLDETLIHSLAKGGRMSSGHMVEVKLAAPMTTALNPGAPPTTLGPQHPILYYVHKRPHCDEFLRKICKWYKLVIFTASVQEYADPVIDWLEQERKYFHARYYRQHCTFRNGAYIKDLSSVEPDLSKVMILDNSPMSYIFHEDNAIPIEGWINDPTDNGLLHLVPMLEALQYVTDVRAFLALRRGEAEA